The following proteins come from a genomic window of Verrucomicrobiota bacterium:
- a CDS encoding TspO/MBR family protein: MNKSLVKFGGLVLWIIISFLPSLTAVFVRPDAWYATIIKSPLNPPPWIFAPVWTTLYLLMGISAWLIWISGDIKKTWALLTLFLFHLVLNGLWSYLFFGLQSPSYALVDIILLFTTILLMIILFMPVHRVAAILLFPYLIWVGFASYLNFYIWLKN; encoded by the coding sequence ATGAATAAATCCCTCGTGAAATTCGGTGGGCTAGTGCTTTGGATTATCATCAGCTTTTTACCGTCATTAACTGCTGTTTTTGTCCGTCCGGATGCATGGTATGCCACAATCATTAAATCCCCACTCAATCCGCCCCCGTGGATATTTGCCCCAGTCTGGACGACCCTTTATCTGCTCATGGGTATCTCGGCTTGGCTCATCTGGATATCTGGTGACATCAAAAAAACTTGGGCACTGCTAACCCTTTTCCTTTTCCACCTCGTATTAAACGGACTTTGGAGTTATCTTTTTTTTGGCCTCCAGAGCCCCTCTTACGCCCTTGTAGATATTATCCTTCTTTTTACCACGATCCTCCTGATGATCATCCTTTTTATGCCGGTCCACCGTGTGGCCGCCATCCTCCTCTTCCCCTACCTCATCTGGGTCGGGTTCGCCTCTTACCTAAATTTCTATATCTGGCTGAAAAATTAG